One Bombus fervidus isolate BK054 chromosome 5, iyBomFerv1, whole genome shotgun sequence DNA window includes the following coding sequences:
- the LOC139987823 gene encoding uncharacterized protein, whose product MMKQVFITADKLTEEIRNIQKCLQCTICLHTISEPVKTSCGHRFCRQCIQTLLQSKNALCPLCNYAIQRRSISKDEHMILYIDGLQKLIEAVQSDSGIYILSHLSRPCSIQQSESPGNAEFTRCDTKELIKPSCSYVDTSLQKEVVSQNCRGRPRKNLTSQKSRTKSTKEKNGAITKYMPKCGLSGIGQLDKSNYFLDDNLTQGKVTNWLENLTKQEVLDSPRKAEIVQSPTNNFNDTLFISVSQNDLRTRIDNFDKDVDTGMNDDAVRQVRRTSLRSENNESNSNNMSDRRTSTETRTTIASSKLDFDTMNPRPSASKMTRSFDDSKEKNEEKFIDVNRTSPCDMLSSMQKNWSSVEKFGKEMRTRKKKLKSLNVSIENKGKSRSVDEATANLNKEENVKSKVVNDIGNGRTRKRKEPTMAEDVANIAVDERFDEGKKSPAKSDFVRKRDASSPRDRKDRSMSEEVQSTTESTFITLEEGKQVDIRYLNTCQMREIIGVTYKDSRAGIETDQTNNGKETLPTNRHVDLFDTPFHDRDKIFSQMTLVKSNGNQGGPNLLDESRNEKNCSPTPTEKITIIDEADSTSNLQTSTPHRKRLSLKRKSTDFKLNNFSSSIVDSRIGLQAVKRDLRFEIERESDQADRNVGADNRSLEEAVGTQKRQASTDDKLDGKRVRSLTATSTEFTNRRLENSGCNVSLVTFKKLGKTFKCRRKRIPFLYLGTTRRKAMVGDYPGFHLQKPCNPVDILDMQDYTIQDGFGNNALITLNDTQIVDEDEGKEIEPVATVTNATEAVVLNNQIDHREENPPQEIQEKPVSVVEIPDSVENKSPDIDVLLVSLSGNKRPYHLPCDEQFVKSNNTSTKDTVKMIPSAHDSQLQFLSLESPAFDISQTQKLIHETEPNTETNKVSVSGGFLHRSDQSYSPRTPMRKRKKFGSQNKFSDKMKRKSNFSDEDDVCSNHSFSSEVTCIRNDDKVVPFFNTSLDENCQSSDLSSKDTEIVSVNSNIAAEETGNKKKVFKRILPIASSSTDSPDIVSQGVSPTTKRKRVVSPDVSDGEWNAIVHNWVDERCEKKGKLEQTRDSSNLMNASRAVRDNASLKSGSSDRDKSANKLSTLQYRQQLDFAGRSSDEGTNFNGSKWRKSLEPKDSSIAVEDSPDFGLTIDRIKNIRNKTTELIQADTYDDIIANTDYEEVIIEDDNGRNKKSRRESVECLEIDNYERKSKSAKSYVESSYSSSKDVVCVHSSGSDKENSKQISGTLCDSDNENEERLAPVYVNMVNKSSRKNRLQGSSLKLSGNESMCISNKSLGQRSMTSSQKHPTNASVSNSTVKDMSEHDSLMDITQHDLMIKQFEMDLFEKNYKNSYVPLEMEKKILQTPKSNKKCSNPDGKGVEYSGEEDDIVENTPNTKTKNLEAINSTQRSVVSSFSVSKTLATPLPAKILQSTTGRCLTNISTPNSTINIPPLYQSTPKMHQSTSNNATKLVPCANESSNKQTKDSIQRNMNRSVQENTVQRTNNIEEDVQIINNSRDNMVKSTNNVRGVEKNIAQRAHYTNRQRFCFVCSGLTIHEIDLVKKLTQMLDGRYLTQFDKDVTHVIVKADKNNGASKTLKYLQGIVHRKWIVSYQWVVDSVKERRLVNEEPYEVVDSKTLEEGPRKSRCREKGLFEGFCFLCIEPYVNVSIEQYQDLLRATGAIVVDSLRALAAEKNLMKIILIQADLHEFQIIEWYKQTRAIAIVDEWIVECISQYKLISFYPYLQELSRQDVLALGYPEYLVEEETGWESDSTCDL is encoded by the exons ATGATGAAACAAGTGTTCATTACTGCTGACAAACTAACAGAGGAGattagaaatatacaaaaatgtttGCAATGCACAATTTG CTTGCATACCATATCTGAGCCAGTGAAAACCTCTTGTGGGCATCGATTCTGTCGCCAGTGCATTCAAACGCTATTGCAAAGTAAAAATGCTCTCTGCCCACTCTGCAACTACGCTATACAGCGTCGCAGCATTTCTAAGGACGAACACATGATATTATACATCGATGGATTACAGAAACTAATCGAAGCGGTGCAATCGGATTCAGGCATCTATA TACTTTCTCATTTATCGAGACCATGCAGCATACAACAAAGCGAATCGCCAGGTAATGCCGAATTCACTAGATGTGACACAAAGGAGTTGATCAAACCGAGCTGTTCTTACGTGGACACCAGTCTACAAAAGGAAGTTGTTTCCCAAAATTGTAGAGGTCGACCTCGAAAAAACCTGACATCACAGAAAAGCAGAACGAAATCTACGAAGGAGAAAAATGGCGCTATCACGAAATACATGCCGAAATGTGGTTTGTCTGGCATAGGACAGTTAGATAAGTCGAACTATTTTCTAGACGATAATCTGACACAGGGCAAAGTAACAAACTGGCTGGAGAATTTGACCAAGCAGGAAGTGTTAGACAGTCCTCGTAAAGCTGAAATCGTACAGTCTCCAACAAACAATTTTAACGACACGTTATTTATCTCAGTTTCTCAAAACGATCTACGGACCAGGATCGACAATTTTGACAAAGACGTTGACACGGGGATGAATGACGACGCTGTCAGACAAGTTCGAAGGACATCTTTGAGGAGCGAGAATAACGAAAGCAATTCGAACAATATGAGCGATCGCAGGACGTCTACAGAGACGAGGACTACGATTGCTTCATCAAAGTTGGACTTTGATACGATGAATCCGAGGCCGAGTGCGTCGAAGATGACGAGATCGTTTGATGACAGTAAGGAAAAGAACGAAGAGAAATTCATAGACGTTAACAGGACGTCACCCTGTGACATGTTGTCCAGCATGCAGAAGAATTGGTCCTCTGTAGAGAAGTTTGGCAAAGAGATGCGgacaagaaagaagaaattgaaatcctTGAACGTGAGCATCGAGAACAAGGGAAAATCTCGGTCAGTAGATGAAGCTACGGCGAACTTGAACAAAGAGGAAAATGTGAAGTCGAAAGTTGTCAACGACATAGGTAATGGACGaacgaggaaaagaaaggaaccgaCGATGGCTGAAGACGTCGCGAATATCGCCGTGGACGAAAGATTCGACGAGGGGAAGAAAAGTCCGGCAAAAAGTGATTTCGTTCGCAAGAGAGACGCGTCGTCTCCGAGGGATAGAAAGGATAGATCGATGTCAGAGGAAGTTCAGTCGACCACTGAATCGACCTTTATCACGCTAGAAGAGGGCAAACAGGTGGACATTCGATATTTGAACACCTGTCAGATGCGCGAGATTATCGGCGTAACATACAAGGATTCACGAGCTGGCATTGAAACGGACCAAACGAATAATGGCAAGGAAACGCTCCCTACAAACAGACACGTCGATCTATTCGATACGCCTTTCCACGATCGAGATAAGATATTTTCCCAAATGACGCTGGTTAAATCAAACGGTAACCAAGGTGGACCGAATCTGCTTGATGAATCGCGTAATGAGAAAAATTGTTCTCCGACACCAACGGAAAAGATTACGATAATCGATGAAGCCGATTCTACTTCAAACTTACAAACTTCAACGCCCCATCGCAAAAGATTGTCTCTGAAGAGAAAAAGTACAgattttaaattgaataatttttccagTTCGATTGTTGATTCTCGTATTGGTCTGCAGGCTGTTAAACGAGACTTGAGATTCGAGATTGAGCGTGAAAGTGATCAGGCTGATAGAAACGTTGGCGCAGATAACAGGAGTCTGGAGGAAGCAGTTGGAACGCAGAAACGTCAAGCTTCTACAGATGATAAACTGGATGGTAAACGTGTCAGAAGCTTGACTGCCACTTCGACCGAGTTTACAAACAGGAGGCTGGAGAACAGTGGGTGCAATGTGTCCCTGGTCACGTTCAAGAAACTAGGGAAAACTTTCAAGTGTCGCAGAAAACGAATTCCTTTCTTGTATCTGGGAACAACCAGACGGAAAGCGATGGTGGGCGATTATCCTGGGTTCCATTTACAAAAACCGTGTAATCCGGTTGATATATTGGACATGCAGGATTATACAATTCAAGATGGCTTTGGTAACAATGCACTAATCACGTTGAACGATACACAGATAGTAGATGAGGACGAAGGCAAAGAAATAGAACCTGTCGCGACAGTAACTAATGCAACTGAAGCGGTCGTCCTCAATAATCAGATAGATCACCGTGAAGAAAATCCGCCTCAAGAAATTCAGGAGAAACCTGTTTCAGTTGTTGAGATCCCTGACAGTGTTGAAAATAAATCTCCAGATATAGACGTACTCTTGGTATCTCTGAGTGGAAATAAAAGACCATATCACTTACCATGTGACGAACAGTTTGTTAAATCAAATAATACATCGACCAAGGATACCGTAAAGATGATACCATCAGCACATGACTCCCAGTTACAGTTCCTCTCTTTAGAATCCCCCGCGttcgacatttcacagacccAGAAGCTGATCCACGAAACTGAACCCAATACAGAGACCAACAAAGTCTCTGTTTCTGGAGGTTTCTTACACAGATCAGATCAATCCTATTCTCCTCGTACGCCaatgagaaaaaggaagaaatttgGTAGTCAAAACAAGTTCTCtgataaaatgaaaaggaaGTCTAACTTCAGCGACGAGGACGACGTTTGCTCCAATCACAGTTTCTCGTCAGAGGTCACGTGCATTAGGAACGACGACAAAGTAGTCCCATTCTTCAATACCAGTTTAGACGAAAATTGTCAGTCCTCCGATCTTAGCAGCAAAGACACGGAAATCGTATCGGTAAACTCGAATATTGCAGCCGAGGAAACAGGAAACAAGAAGAAGGTGTTCAAGAGAATTTTGCCAATCGCCAGTTCAAGCACTGATTCCCCGGACATTGTCTCTCAAGGCGTTTCTCCGACGACCAAGCGGAAACGAGTCGTTTCTCCTGACGTTAGCGACGGAGAGTGGAACGCGATCGTGCACAACTGGGTCGACGAGAGGTGCGAAAAGAAAGGTAAGTTGGAGCAAACTCGCGATTCCTCTAATTTGATGAACGCGTCTCGCGCGGTTAGAGACAACGCTTCGCTGAAGTCTGGCTCGTCAGATCGTGACAAATCTGCCAACAAACTGTCTACGCTGCAGTATAGACAGCAATTAGACTTTGCTGGTAGATCCAGCGACGAGGGAACCAATTTCAATGGATCCAAGTGGAGGAAAAGTTTGGAGCCTAAGGATTCGTCGATTGCTGTCGAGGACTCGCCTGATTTTGGATTGACGATagatcgaattaaaaatatacgaaacaaaACAACGGAACTCATACAGGCGGATACTTACGACGATATCATAGCAAATACAGACTATGAGGAAGTCATTATAGAGGACGATAATGGaaggaataaaaaatctaGAAGAGAATCGGTCGAGTGTTTGGAGATAGATAATTACGAGAGAAAATCTAAATCAGCAAAATCGTATGTTGAAAGTTCTTACTCGTCAAGTAAAGATGTTGTGTGCGTACATTCTAGTGGGTCTGATAAGGAGAATAGTAAGCAAATATCTGGTACATTGTGCGATAGTGACAATGAGAATGAAGAGAGACTGGCTCCAGTGTATGTTAATATGGTTAATAAGAGTTCAAGGAAGAACAGATTACAAGGAAGTTCACTCAAGTTATCCGGCAACGAATCGATgtgtatttcaaataaatcatTGGGACAGAGATCAATGACTTCTTCTCAGAAGCATCCAACGAATGCGAGCGTGAGCAATTCTACAGTTAAGGATATGTCCGAACATGATTCTTTGATGGACATTACGCAACATGATCTGATGATTAAGCAATTTGAGATGGATCTGtttgagaaaaattataaaaattcttacgTGCCTTTGGAAATGGAAAAGAAGATTCTGCAGACGCCGAAGTCTAACAAGAAGTGTTCAAACCCAGATGGAAAG GGCGTCGAATACTCGGGTGAAGAAGACGACATTGTCGAGAACACTCCTAACACAAAGACGAAAAA TTTGGAAGCGATCAATTCGACGCAGAGGAGCGTGGTATCGTCGTTCTCAGTTTCGAAAACCTTGGCAACACCATTGCCTGCCAAAATTCTACAGTCGACGACCGGAAGATGCCTCACCAATATCAGCACTCCGAATTCCACGATCAACATTCCTCCTCTCTACCAGAGCACCCCGAAAATGCATCAGTCTACCAGCAATAACGCCACGAAGCTTGTTCCTTGCGCGAATGAATCCTCTAACAAGCAGACGAAGGATTCCATTCAGCGAAATATGAATCGAAGCGTTCAGGAAAACACTGTTCAACGTACAAATAACATCGAGGAAGATgttcaaattataaataatagtcGGGATAATATGGTTAAAAGTACAAATAATGTTCGAGGCGTTGAGAAAAATATCGCTCAACGTGCACACTATACCAACAGACAGAGGTTCTGTTTTGTATGCAGCGGATTGACAATTCATGAAATCGATCTAGTGAAGAAGTTAACGCAAATGCTGGACGGTAGATACCTGACTCAGTTCGATAAGGATGTAACACACGTGATCGTGAAAGCTGACAAAAATAACGGAGCTAGCAAGACGTTGAAATACCTGCAGGGTATAGTCCATAGGAAATGGATCGTGAGTTATCAGTGGGTGGTGGATTCGGTAAAAGAGAGAAGATTAGTGAACGAAGAACCGTACGAGGTGGTGGATTCTAAGACTCTCGAAGAAGGCCCTCGAAAATCGCGGTGCAGGGAGAAGGGCTTATTCGAAGGATTCTGCTTTCTATGTATTGAACCGTACGTCAACGTTTCTATAGAACAGTATCAG GATTTGCTACGCGCTACGGGTGCCATCGTGGTCGACTCGTTACGCGCTCTAGCCGCTGAGAAGAATTTGATGAAGATCATTTTGATTCAGGCCGACCTTCATGAATTCCAAATTATTG AATGGTACAAACAGACTCGTGCTATAGCAATCGTCGACGAATGGATAGTCGAGTGTATCAGTCAGTACAAACTGATATCGTTCTATCCATATCTGCAGGAGTTGTCGCGACAGGACGTTCTCGCGCTTGGTTATCCGGAATATCTTGTCGAAGAAGAGACTGGCTGGGAGTCTGATAGTACGTGCGATTTGTAG